The Aedes aegypti strain LVP_AGWG chromosome 3, AaegL5.0 Primary Assembly, whole genome shotgun sequence genome contains a region encoding:
- the LOC5574107 gene encoding NTF2-related export protein yields the protein MEEEFTKSYNEKVAKKRHQMTRLYMDNGLLVWNGNDANGKNNIQKYFQELPRFEHIMNTLVAQPIIGDVVPSQLTFIIKVSGTVIFQDNSTKHFQKTFTVTAQGDKWKIASDCSAASGC from the coding sequence ATGGAGGAGGAATTCACCAAATCGTACAACGAAAAAGTAGCCAAGAAGCGGCATCAGATGACCCGGCTCTACATGGACAACGGTTTGCTGGTGTGGAACGGAAATGATGCCAACGGGAAGAACAATATCCAGAAGTACTTCCAGGAACTGCCCCGCTTCGAACACATTATGAACACCCTGGTCGCTCAACCGATCATTGGCGACGTTGTGCCCTCGCAGCTGACGTTCATCATCAAGGTTTCGGGAACGGTCATCTTCCAGGACAATTCTACCAAACATTTCCAGAAGACATTCACGGTTACAGCCCAGGGCGACAAGTGGAAGATTGCGAGTGATTGCAGCGCTGCTTCCGGTTGCTAG